TGATGCTCTCCAGCAAGTCAGAATACACTTTGGCATTATTTATAGGGTTTCCTGCTAAATGTTAGCGATCCAAAATTGACAACTGCAAGGGAGTCCAGTGGCAGAAAAGTACTGCTGTAACACCAGTCAGAATTATACTCACTACTTCTTATTCCTGGGCTTTAACTCTTCTGCTGCATTACGCAGAAAAATGTAGTTTTTCTTTTGTGGATTATAAAATTCATGACcctgaaaaagagaaaaagttagCTATATTTATCACATTCAAAGTATCAACCTAATCTTGAAATACAAGAAGCTGAACATTCCGTCAATTCAAATTAGTGAGactttacaatttaaaaatatggaCTTTTAAAGATCAGACTTACTATGCAACCCAAGGGAAATACTGGTGGGTGTGCATTGTAATTAGAAACAATTCACTATGCAAGGCAACTTTCAAAACAGGTCTTTTTTAAGCTTAGAGTGAGTGAACATTCCTTAAACTTTTGCTTTACATGCAAAATTCAAGTAGTTTAAGGGAAGTAAAAAGATTGTTCTAGACAGGGATAAGAATGAAGAGAGGACATtataaagcaggggtggccaacctgtggcttcggagccacatgcggctcttcagaagttaatatgcggctccttgtgtaggcaccaactctggggctggagttacaggtgccaactttccaatgtgccaggaggggctcactgctcaacccctggctctgcctccactccacccccttcctgccccctcccctgagcctgctatgccctcgctccttccctccagagcctcctgcactccacaaaatagctgatcaggaggtgtggaGAGGCACTGATCCGCGGAGCTGCcggtggctgggagcagggggagctaatagggggctgctgacatattactgtggctccttggcaatgtacattggcaaaCTCTGCCACCCCTGTTATAAAGCTACTAAGCCTTATTGTACATTTTGTCTTTTGAGCCAAACAAAAGGACAAGTTTCCATATAGTGAAGGGTCCACACACAATTATACAATTACTTTTGTTCATCACTTGTGAATATAAATTAGTATTCTGCATGTGAAAATGAATAACTGTCAATACTTATTTGCATACACAAGTGCCCAGTGCACACACCTATTGTACAATAACATCATGAATTATTTATGTATTAAAAAGGCACATAAGACCTTAAGTCTCTTCGAAAATCTAGCTCTCTTTTTTAGCATATGAATTTCCTTGGTTTTCTTTATTCAGACACTGTCATTAAAATTACGCATTGAGTTGTAATAGTGAAGTTACAGACTTTCATTCACTTGATAGAAAAATGGAGTCTAGAAAGGAGACTTACTGCCTACCAACTCAAGTTTCACTACTAAATATCGGTTCATAATCTACAGATCTGAAAGACCAGTTAGTTAATATAAGCCAACACGTCCCATTCATGAAAGTAAAAGGCTTATATCTTGGACTGTAACAATAAAAGTAAAATTAATGTTTCCCATCCAGCAGGACCATAAAGCACATTAGTAAATTTAACTACATACAGAGAACACTTTATCTACAAATGAAGTCCCGAGATGTGACATGCCATTGTTCAAGAATGAACAGCAAATCTCCAACAGTTTACAACAGTAAATGAAAGATATTTCATCAAATTTAAAGTACAGAAATACACAAGATGTAATAGAAAGAATAATGCTACTGTAAACAACCTATTAGTATTGGTTAGATTTCAACCTTCCTTTTTCAAACTATTAATTGTAGTGTCTCATGCTGTGATTCTATAAGATCTCAATATCTTAGCACTGAATGCATACTGGGAAGAAAAGGAGCTGCAGTAAGTGGTATTGGAAATTAAATACATGGCACTCACCCATTTGTTTAATAAAAGTAATGGTGTCCCAGCATGCTTTTTAGCAGTGCTCTAGGTGCGCTCTTTGGAAGAGATGCAATGTCAATTTTACTTATGGTATGATCCAAGGGTACTCTTCCCAGGAGTAGGTGTGTTTAGCATTCACATTTGCAACAATTTTCCAAAATCAGGTAACTATGTTCAGCCTATATTCAGTTGGGTAAGATATTGTTTAGGCCAAGAAACAAAGATGAACTGATTCTGCGCTATGTTTCATCTGAAAGGTGGCTAAAGTGATCCCTAATCAACCTTTTCCCTCTCCCAGGTGTATTTGGAAGACTTCATTAATACCTGTAAAGAACTTTGAGACTCTCAGATGAAAAGGACTATTGAAATATTGCCTTATTAGTTCACAACCACTGATACGAAATTTAAGTGTTAATCCTTACCTTGGACCAGTCGTAACTGGAAGCATATGCAAAAATATTACCATTGTGGTTAAAACAACAGGCAGATATTGGCTGGTCAAGCTGTTCTGATGTTTTTAGCTTTGTTCGTGCATCTTTATCCCAAAAGCTGAATCTACCATCAGATCCTACAGTTGCAAGGGTGCCATGGGCAGGATGAAATGCTATCCCATTTACCTGCAGTTATATAAACCATCATATAAAACAACCAACAATATAGACGAGATGGAGTTTCACAATGCATACACTGTACTCAgtgaatgtaaatatattatGTTCAGATTTACATAATTTAAAGTACGAGTAGTTGCATTTTAGTCTtgacaaagattttttttgccaaaaaatcaTTTGTTCTTCCTGATCAACTATAATTTAAATACAAGTTCCCATTAGAGAACACAGTAATTCCCTCGGTGTTGAACAGATTAAGCAAAGGCTTAATGAGCAGTATGTTTTTCCATAAACAAAAACACAGGTATAGAACTGTCCTAATAAGTCTTAATAGAAAGTCAGCCAAGTTGTGGGTCTTTTGGTTGTTTAAAACAAAGAGCAGAATACTTTGCATGCTCCTATGTTAATATCTGCATATGATAATTTTTCCTCTAAGCAAAAGTATCTTTACGCACAAGAAAAGGTCAGTGAACAGAGAATTAATGGTAGATTTCATacaaaattgtatattatgtgtATGTAGCTTCTAACTGCACTATAAAAAATTATGTAATTATATGTGCTGAATACTTACAGCATAGATATCCTGAGGTGCTGATGTGTTCGTTCCATTGGAGCGATGACATTTAAAAGTGAAGTTATCTTTGGCTCTGAAAAGAAAGATATTCCTTCACATTttcttaatttcaaaatgaataaGATAATGCAGAGTGTTTTAAAATCACACTTACGGATTTGGTGGGTTGATATAGTGAATTGCTACCCTTCCTTCAATACTTCCAAGGGCAAATCCAGTAGGTTTGTTcactttgtctttaaaaatagCAACACAGCGATGCTAAATTTGAGAAAGATATAGAGCATTTTAGACAGAagcttaagggccagattttctaaacATTGCCTCTCTATGGGGGCAGAACTCACTGCATGTACTAACACTGCACAGAGAAAACCACATACAACATTAGAAAATGGTTCAAAGCCCCTCTGAAAATTTGGACCCGAATATCTACATTTCTGAATTCGCTTATGAATCAGCAGCAGACATTTCCTCAAAATGAACACAACAGCTTCCTTCCTACACCAAGGAATTAAACATACAAAAATCTTTTGCATAAATCTTTTGTATATTAGGTGACATGACTGAATTTGAAAGATTTCTCAAAATGCCATGTCCCAAATTGTACATTAATATAGTGAGGAAAAATTACTAGATTCTAGCAAAATACCATCAATATTTCTTCTCTGGAAGAATTAGCTGTTATACAATACAGCCCTGTATTACAGTCTTGTTAAGAACAAACAGGAAGAAGGGAGACTGACATTTTGGacgaaaattaaaaacaataaagaaattgaactgtgAGCCTACTCCTGCAAGTCTTCCTCTCCATGGGTGCCAAAATGTGCTTGCAAAAGGATCTGTCCCATTAAGCTGAACTGTAAAGTTTTTAGTATTCAACTAAAATAGTTCCTGATTTCAGTTGTAAATATTCATATATTTCATTAATATATTGTAATGCATCGTCTTTCACTGTTCCTTATTCCTATAAAGAAAGCCAGTCAAATTACTTCATGTGAAGTAAATCTTAATACATCTCTTAATGCCATGTGTTCTCAAGAAACCTTTTTCAATTGAAGTCATCCACTTGAAAGGAGATATGTACAACAGAGTTGCAGAATATGCACCACATTGAAAGTCTAAGTGTACTCAGGGGCAGAAACTACATCAAGTGAAGAGaatgtagttttaaaatgttttttgataAAGAATCTAAACTACCATTTAATGTGCTGCATTAATAaacttgtaataaataataattaaatatttacctGGTGTTTCAGTGGAGAGTCTATTCGTCTAAATTCAGAAGGCTGATTCTCTAACTGGTATACTATCAAACCCCTTTCTGCAGTGGCCACAACTGCCATGGGATGCACCTGAATGAGGATGAGAGGGACAGGTTGGAAGAGACTAGGCTATGTTAATTTCACAACAGAGAATTCTAACCCTTTCAAGTTACTTATTTCACCAAAGTCCCTCAAAAGTCAACTCAAAGGAGCAAGACTGTTAGTTCTGGTAGAAGGTGACCCATAGACTGAAAAATTTATCTGCAGAATAGGTGCAGGAAGGGCAATAGTAGCATAGGCTTCTTCCAACATGAAGCATAAATTCTGATATGGGCAAGGAAGCGagggcagttcagtttcagtGTCAATTCTATTTTTGGCCCCTCTCCTTTTAAATGCCAACAAGGCCACTAATAATGCTTCATAGGAAGGGAATGTTTATCCACCAGGAAGTAGACTGAGACCAAACAGCCACCAAAGAGTAACTTTTATTTAATAGTAACCTGGGCTGGTTTCAGATGACCTAGGTATCACAGGCTGTGAATCCATTAATCCTCTGAGCCATCTAGTTTCCACAGATTTCAGTTTTATGAAACAGTAGTTTATTCGCTTACCACATCAGCGCAGTAGCATCTTTCAGGCAATTGTAATGTCATCATAGGAGTTGGTGACCGTGTATCCCAGAactaaggaaaaaaaagaaaaccaatggATTTAAAAGACTTGAAGAATTTCTTTTGCCATCAAATATACCACATAAGTAGTAGGAAATATTGCAACTGATTACTTTAGCACAAATGAGCCTGGCCACATTTTCATTTCAAGTTGTTTAACCCCTGGCCAGAGGGGATAAAACACTTTCTTAGGGCTAGAAATGATCACCAAAAAAATGACCTCTTGATTTTAAATTAGTATATTTCAGAAAAATTTATAGCAAACATTTCCAGTTTTacatagagtgtgtgtgtgtgtgggggggggggtaagaacCCATTTATCAGGTACAATTTTCATACCTTCAAAGTTTTATCCCAACTTCCTGTCATCACACAGCTATAGTTTGGTGCTTTAATCCAATGGACAGTCTTAACAGGGGCTTCATGCTGAAGGAAAACAGCCAAGAAGAAtgcatatacatttttttaaataacagccTGTATCACTTTTTGGTTGTGTATGGCAAAAGAATGGTACAAAGGCAGGATAAGTTTATTAAATCATCACTACAACCAAAATTTGAATGCTTCACCACAACTAAACTATAAGAAAAGAGTGAACTTTTTCACATATTTAATTTCACATATCGTAAAGACTTTACATTAAGCAACAGAAATAAGTGTTTCATATTAGAGTAAAAATGTGCATTGAAGTTGAATGTAGATATCAGATTCTATTAACTGTGCACTTGTGAGGTCAATACCCTCATGAAAAAGAACTCTCAACAATTACATGTAAACTCTGTTTACCTACAATCTTAGTGCTCATCCAAAATCTACGTAAAAAAGATTGGAGAGCGGAACAAACTATCAGTGACACAGAGCAAGAAAGCAGCACAGACAACTGGGTAACcgaaacaaagaaagcaaagtggAGCCAAAATAGGGCGGAGAAGCAACACTGGGTAATCAAAGGAGGAATCAGTCTGCAGCTGGGTTCTACAATAAGGTCATAAGGGACTGGAAATCTCTTTGGGGCACTCAGGGCTTTTGCCTAAGATTTGCATTACTTAAGTCCCAGTAATCATCAGTGACCTTCATCTTAAAATTTAGCTAGCAATTTGACAGGCACTTTCCTCACACTATTCTTCATATAAAAGCATCTAACTGGAAAACGTTGAGTGTTATTTTAAATTAGCTCACAAAGATTccgttcccccccacccccccagagggAAAGAACTTGGGAGTTACTTACCTGTGCAATTTGTATGGCCTGGTTACTGTTGAGATCCCACATTTTGGCAGTTTTATCACAAGAGGCAGTAAATACTTTACTCCCGTCCtaaaatgagagaaaaatcattcagtttcataattttaaaagatgaaaTATTAACTGCACCACAGTACATGTAATTTTATGTTTGTAATATCCAATACCCATTAAAGAATTGCTGgtcctgattcttcactgcctagtacttgtgcagtcatttaatAAAATGGGTATATAAAATAATACTATTCTGAGAGTATTTGTATAGGAGTAAGTGACTATATTCGGTGCAATGTAacctactcctggaggaattcatgtcccccgcagaaaaatgactctcTGGTATGGATGCAAAGGCAAGCTTCAAGAGCAGTCATGTACCACTGCCTAGCTGCACAGATACATCGTTTCAGGCACCTGGAGCAACCGGTGGAGAGGTAGATCaccacagggctggggacactccagccagtggctcctactctGAGTTAGGATCAACTGCTAGTACcagttgggctggagccaggagaagacaggacttcctctttccctgaaTGGAGTGGCTGGGGCGatgtcagacccaccccagaagcctcccccagctgcaggaagctcagcatcctcccctgcttcctgccccatcgctcctcagctgtggggggagcGGTCACCGTACAGGGCATTGCTCTCCATCTGCCCAAAACccatgcatctggacctcccatacccagacacccccaAGTGTCACCCTATACACCCAGAACCGttccccactgaacctcaacccctgcatctggagccctcTGCACCCAAACCACCCCTCACTGAGCTCGCTGCACTCTAACCCTCACCCTGGTGAACCTCACTCCTCTGTATCACCCTGAGCACCCACACCATTGATTCCAAACTAGCcgcacccagaaccccaccccaccATGCCTAACTCCATCAGAACCCAGAACCCCCTGCTGAGTCTCATACCCAGACCTCtccgctgagccccaaccacttttacctggaagcccctgcaccTACAACCCCACCCCCTCAACAAGCTTTTGTGCGTCCAGATCCCCCCCACCCTGAGACCCCCTACTGAGCTGCCGGCTCTCAgactgtcccacacagaatcctttCACCCCACTCCTGGATCCCCCCATGCTGAGCCTggccacacttggatcctgcctggttaagcctgcctgccccacacctggtgtaCCTGGCACTGAGGGACAGGGCCCCAGCGCATTTCTGGGGTAGGCCcagcccttgtgctgtgtcagggttgggtgcagcgtCACCACTGAGTCCGTGTCTCAGAGGTGGAGAGGCTGCAGGGTAAGCTCTCACatttgtgcagccagtggcctgtgctccccattaCCATGCTGGAgactctgcatttatttattgactgacaaataaaacttgcagaatactgcagaattttaaaatactgtgcgcataattttgaattttttggcgcagaatgccctcaggaataaatgtaatggagaatcaggccaatTGCCCACAAAACAATCATACAAAACTGCATTTTGCCTAATGTTAATTACCTGAATCACTAGCTCAactgttatgtactgtatatcACTACATTTATTTAAACTGGCAAACATGTTGAGACTGCTTTCCAGGTGAGTAGAACATGTATTGCCCTGTGCTACTGCTTAGCTGCAGTCCAAAATTCTACTTCAAACCTTTCTCCTAATTGTTTTCTACAGTCTTATAAATATGCAATGCTTTTTCTAATCAAAGAGTGCATACACAAGAGAAGATGCCCCAAAAAACTGAGAAGCATCTTAGATCTCAAaggaatggctttttttttttttttttaaagatgaaagcAAAAAACATTCCAATATTCcactgttttcctttttctaataCTTACAAAATACTGTACAGAGCAATGTACTGATACTGGTATTTACCAACTTTTGACAAGCATTTTGATTGGTCAAATCATAACCATGTAGTTTCAAATTGCCACAATAGTCTACTCTTGTGTAAGGATATCTcaaatattaatttaaacaaaaccctaAAAGTAATTTACGCTCAAAAACCAAActctgagaaaaaaaacaaagaacaaaactgttGATCAAAATTTAAATAGTACAAAATTCAAACTATGAATggtaatgaaacaaaacaaattctgCAATTATGCTTAAAATAGTAATAttctagggtgaaattcactccaatACATAAGATTTATGCAAGGCCTTTTGTACTCATCAAAAGATAATGAAAACTGACTAGCTATTAACAGCTTAAAACAACCTCCTTCCATTGTATCTGCATACCCAAGTAATAGTCTACTTTATTAAAACAAACCAGCCATGGATTTAGATGACAAAAGTCTATGCTACAATCAGAGGATGTATCTACATTTTAagtctgtgtgtgttttgaaaCTAGAAGTAAAGCTATTTGTTTTCTGGATAAAGTTATCAATTTCCTTGAAAATACTTTTTGAAACAAAGGAACATACATCACTCCAACACACATCTAGCACAGGCCCTGTGTGCATCTGCTGAGCTTTCGGAATAGTTTGTCCATTATCTTGAACTTCCCAACACCGAACCTATGGGAAAAGATGCATATATCAATTTAGTAATATATTACTATTGTTTGAGTACCCAGGAATGTGCTAGTTGTCTCTCAGAAACACTGCCTCTGCCTTGAAGAACCTACTCTTACTTAACACACTGAATTTAgatggaggggaagaagggaagacAACAGTTACAAACATACAATTGCGACTCATATCAAAGGCAAAATTAGAAAGGGTTCTCAGCAACACGGAGCATTCCCTATATTTAGCAGTGAACATTTAACTTTGGATATCTTATTATCCACATAAGTGGATGATCCTTTT
This portion of the Gopherus evgoodei ecotype Sinaloan lineage chromosome 14, rGopEvg1_v1.p, whole genome shotgun sequence genome encodes:
- the RAE1 gene encoding mRNA export factor, whose translation is MSLFGSTSGFGAGGTSMFGNTATDNHNPMKDIEVTSPPDDSIGCLAFSPLALPGNFLIAGSWANDVRCWEVQDNGQTIPKAQQMHTGPVLDVCWSDDGSKVFTASCDKTAKMWDLNSNQAIQIAQHEAPVKTVHWIKAPNYSCVMTGSWDKTLKFWDTRSPTPMMTLQLPERCYCADVVHPMAVVATAERGLIVYQLENQPSEFRRIDSPLKHQHRCVAIFKDKVNKPTGFALGSIEGRVAIHYINPPNPAKDNFTFKCHRSNGTNTSAPQDIYAVNGIAFHPAHGTLATVGSDGRFSFWDKDARTKLKTSEQLDQPISACCFNHNGNIFAYASSYDWSKGHEFYNPQKKNYIFLRNAAEELKPRNKK